The following proteins are encoded in a genomic region of Chloroflexota bacterium:
- a CDS encoding anti-sigma factor, which yields MRRRRRQLKSTWRGCLACRLSLEQDRAIVSRLPEAVKLTEPPPALKGRLMARVDEFEAEEAEPVVAQAEGSGGGNKGSGWFGLFGNRPFVFGTAIVAAIVFLIAWSITQTVRLNDLSSENLEMTARVEDLEAQNATVSTSVSGVKEENAQLASIVRRQWDALAFATAPEIRAVRFDGTDGSPTIKASLFLDDSTLRAMMMVTGLKPPQDGYTYQLWLVTSERKVVSLGTFRTIADGYAAWPFQMPYTAAPYYTYIVSLEPRGGSDWPTTPAVLRSKTT from the coding sequence ATGAGGCGGAGAAGGCGACAATTGAAGAGCACCTGGAGGGGGTGCCTTGCTTGCCGTTTATCCCTGGAGCAGGACCGGGCTATCGTGAGCCGCCTGCCTGAGGCCGTGAAGCTTACCGAGCCGCCGCCCGCGCTCAAAGGACGGCTGATGGCGCGCGTGGACGAGTTCGAGGCCGAAGAGGCCGAGCCCGTGGTCGCGCAGGCCGAGGGCAGCGGCGGCGGCAACAAAGGCTCAGGTTGGTTCGGCCTCTTTGGCAACCGCCCCTTCGTCTTCGGGACGGCCATCGTCGCCGCCATCGTCTTCCTCATCGCCTGGAGCATCACCCAGACGGTCCGCCTGAACGACCTCTCCAGCGAGAATTTGGAGATGACCGCCCGAGTGGAGGACCTGGAAGCCCAGAATGCGACCGTTTCCACGAGCGTCAGCGGCGTCAAGGAAGAGAATGCCCAGCTCGCCAGTATCGTGCGGCGGCAGTGGGACGCCCTCGCCTTCGCCACCGCGCCGGAGATCAGGGCCGTCCGCTTTGACGGCACGGACGGTTCGCCCACCATCAAGGCCAGCCTCTTCCTGGACGATTCCACCCTCCGCGCCATGATGATGGTGACCGGCCTCAAGCCCCCGCAGGACGGCTACACCTACCAGCTCTGGCTGGTCACCTCCGAGCGCAAGGTTGTGAGCTTGGGTACCTTCCGCACCATCGCGGACGGCTATGCCGCCTGGCCCTTCCAGATGCCCTACACGGCCGCCCCCTACTACACCTACATCGTCTCGCTGGAGCCGCGCGGCGGCAGCGATTGGCCGACGACTCCCGCCGTCCTCCGCTCCAAGACCACGTAA
- a CDS encoding polyribonucleotide nucleotidyltransferase encodes MSRVFEREIAGKILQIESGSLAGQANGAVTVRYGDTILLVTAVASVQPRPGIDFLPLTVDYEERLYAAGKIPGSFFRREGRPTQDAILTMRLVDRPLRPLFPKGLRNDVQIIITTLSADQENDPDILAIIGASAALSISDIPFHGPVSGVRIGYVNHQLVVNPTYQQLENSLLDIVVAGTKDAIVMVEAGAKEVSEEILLQALKMAQIVNKEIIELIEEMSKAIGRAKFAFGEEKTAPEELQRMVAGHFGNRLDTFMFKPVTKQEEMRGLADLKADIKAKIGDQFPSELIDEAVDEQEKTAVRRSILERGLRPDGRNTKEIRPISCKVGLLPRTHGSGLFSRGQTQVLTITTLGSIGEKQKLDSIGVEEEKRYLHHYNMPPFSTGEAKRIGGSGRREIGHGALAERALLAVIPNEEEFPYTIRLVSEVLSSNGSTSMASVCGSTLSLMDAGVPIKAPVAGIAMGLIKEGEKYKVLTDIQGIEDHLGDMDFKVAGTAKGVTALQMDIKIKGLTMGIMTEALAQAHEARMFILGKMHEAIAQPRTEMSKYAPRMTRISINPEKIGAVIGPGGKMIRSIIEQTGASVDIEDDGTVFIGSPTEEGTRKAIEIIQGLTREVEVGTIYTGKVTRIMTFGAFVEILPGKEGLVHVSELSTERVNRVEDVVKVGDEITVMVTEIDRMGRINLSKRALSEGLQSSGARVSDGGPREDRGPREDRGPRPYGDRGPRPYGDRGPRGPPRGDGGGRPPFRDRGPR; translated from the coding sequence ATGTCTCGTGTTTTTGAACGTGAAATCGCAGGTAAGATTCTCCAGATCGAATCAGGCTCTCTTGCAGGCCAGGCCAACGGCGCAGTGACCGTCCGCTACGGCGATACCATCCTCCTGGTCACCGCAGTCGCCTCCGTCCAGCCGCGCCCCGGGATAGACTTCCTCCCGCTGACGGTGGACTATGAAGAGCGCCTCTACGCCGCCGGGAAGATCCCCGGCAGCTTCTTCCGCCGGGAGGGCCGCCCCACCCAAGACGCCATCCTGACGATGCGCTTGGTGGACCGCCCGCTCCGCCCACTCTTCCCCAAGGGCCTGCGGAACGATGTCCAGATCATCATCACCACCCTCTCCGCCGACCAGGAGAACGACCCGGACATCCTGGCGATCATCGGCGCCTCGGCCGCGCTCTCCATCTCGGACATCCCGTTCCACGGGCCCGTGAGCGGCGTGCGCATCGGCTATGTGAACCACCAGCTTGTGGTGAACCCCACCTACCAGCAGCTGGAGAACAGCCTGCTGGACATCGTGGTGGCCGGGACCAAGGACGCCATTGTGATGGTGGAGGCCGGGGCGAAGGAGGTCTCCGAGGAGATCCTGCTCCAGGCTCTGAAGATGGCCCAGATCGTGAACAAGGAAATCATCGAGCTCATCGAAGAGATGTCCAAGGCGATCGGCAGGGCCAAGTTCGCCTTTGGGGAAGAAAAGACCGCTCCCGAAGAGCTCCAGCGCATGGTGGCGGGGCACTTCGGCAACCGGCTGGACACCTTCATGTTCAAGCCGGTGACCAAGCAGGAGGAGATGCGGGGCCTGGCTGATCTGAAGGCCGATATCAAGGCCAAGATCGGCGACCAGTTCCCGTCGGAGCTGATTGACGAGGCCGTAGACGAGCAAGAAAAGACGGCGGTCCGCCGCTCCATCCTGGAGCGCGGCCTCCGGCCCGACGGCCGGAACACCAAGGAGATACGGCCCATCTCCTGCAAGGTGGGGCTCCTGCCGCGCACCCACGGCTCCGGACTCTTCAGCCGGGGCCAGACGCAGGTGCTGACCATCACCACGCTCGGCTCCATCGGCGAGAAGCAGAAGCTGGACAGCATCGGCGTGGAGGAGGAGAAGCGCTACCTCCACCATTACAACATGCCGCCCTTTTCGACTGGTGAGGCGAAGCGCATCGGCGGCTCCGGCCGCCGCGAGATCGGCCACGGGGCGCTGGCCGAGCGCGCCCTGCTGGCGGTGATCCCGAACGAAGAGGAGTTTCCCTACACCATCCGCCTCGTCTCCGAGGTGCTCAGCTCCAACGGCAGCACCTCCATGGCGAGCGTCTGCGGCAGCACCCTTTCCTTGATGGACGCCGGCGTGCCCATCAAGGCGCCTGTGGCGGGCATCGCCATGGGGCTCATCAAGGAGGGCGAGAAGTACAAGGTGCTGACGGACATCCAGGGCATCGAAGACCACCTGGGCGATATGGACTTCAAGGTGGCCGGCACGGCCAAGGGCGTCACGGCGCTGCAGATGGATATCAAGATCAAGGGCCTGACCATGGGCATCATGACGGAGGCTCTGGCCCAGGCCCATGAGGCCCGGATGTTCATCCTGGGCAAGATGCATGAGGCCATCGCCCAGCCGCGCACGGAGATGAGCAAGTACGCGCCGCGCATGACGCGCATCAGCATCAACCCGGAGAAGATCGGCGCGGTCATCGGCCCAGGCGGCAAGATGATCCGCTCCATCATCGAGCAGACGGGCGCATCCGTGGACATCGAGGACGACGGCACCGTCTTCATCGGCTCGCCGACGGAAGAGGGGACGCGCAAGGCCATCGAGATCATCCAAGGGCTCACCCGCGAGGTGGAGGTCGGCACGATCTACACCGGCAAGGTGACGCGCATCATGACCTTCGGCGCATTCGTGGAGATCCTGCCCGGCAAGGAGGGCTTGGTCCACGTGAGCGAGCTTTCCACCGAGCGGGTCAACCGCGTGGAAGATGTGGTGAAGGTGGGCGACGAGATCACGGTGATGGTGACGGAGATTGACCGGATGGGGCGCATCAACCTATCGAAGCGCGCCCTTTCAGAAGGCCTCCAAAGCTCCGGCGCGCGCGTGAGCGACGGCGGCCCCCGCGAGGATCGCGGCCCGCGGGAAGACCGCGGGCCCAGGCCCTACGGTGACCGCGGCCCGCGCCCCTACGGGGATCGCGGCCCCCGCGGCCCGCCGCGCGGCGATGGCGGCGGCAGGCCTCCCTTCCGCGATAGAGGCCCCCGCTAA
- a CDS encoding 4-hydroxy-tetrahydrodipicolinate reductase has protein sequence MSPVTVIVNGALGKMGQTMCAGLGKGPDTAVVGGADVMAKSERVMIPGLPGELPLARSVDELLGKVKASVLVDFSTADAVLPAVRAAAQKGVSFVVGTTGLSDATLKELEAISAKHKVGGMAASNFALGAVVMMHLAQLAAKHFDYAEIIETHHETKIDAPSGTAKTTAEMMSRARGKPFKRNTPEKVAIQHTRDGQLDGVTIHSVRLPGTMAHQEVIFGHLGQTLSIRHDTINRDCYVPGVLLAVKHVAANKGFLFGLDRLLGL, from the coding sequence ATGTCCCCGGTCACTGTCATCGTCAACGGCGCTCTCGGCAAGATGGGTCAGACCATGTGCGCCGGCCTCGGCAAAGGGCCTGACACCGCCGTTGTCGGCGGGGCTGACGTCATGGCCAAGAGCGAGCGGGTCATGATCCCCGGCCTTCCCGGCGAGCTGCCTCTGGCCCGCTCCGTGGACGAGCTGCTGGGGAAGGTGAAGGCCTCCGTGCTGGTGGACTTCTCCACCGCCGATGCGGTGCTTCCCGCCGTGCGCGCCGCCGCGCAAAAGGGTGTTTCCTTCGTGGTGGGCACCACGGGGCTCTCCGATGCGACGCTGAAAGAGCTGGAGGCCATCTCGGCAAAGCACAAGGTGGGCGGCATGGCCGCCTCCAACTTCGCCTTGGGCGCGGTGGTCATGATGCACCTGGCCCAGCTTGCCGCCAAGCACTTCGACTATGCCGAGATCATCGAGACGCACCACGAGACGAAGATTGACGCGCCGTCCGGGACGGCGAAGACGACGGCGGAGATGATGTCGCGCGCCAGGGGCAAGCCGTTCAAGCGCAATACGCCGGAGAAAGTGGCGATCCAGCACACCCGCGACGGCCAGCTGGACGGCGTCACGATCCACAGCGTGCGCCTGCCGGGGACGATGGCCCACCAGGAGGTCATCTTCGGCCACCTGGGACAGACGCTCTCCATCCGCCACGATACCATCAACCGCGATTGCTACGTGCCCGGTGTTCTGCTGGCCGTGAAGCACGTCGCCGCCAACAAAGGCTTCCTATTCGGCTTGGACCGCCTGCTCGGTCTCTAG
- a CDS encoding adenylosuccinate synthase — translation MPAIVVVGAHWGDEGKGKIVDMVARQASMVVRYAGGDNAGHTVINDHGKFGLHLVPSGIFTKGVTCVIANGVAVNLESLSKEVESLEKSGIAMSRLRISDKAHVVLPYHIQLDGLEEKARGDEAIGTTKRGIGPMYQDKVGRIGIRVGDLLDADQLASRLGQAVEAKNTQLRHFGEKPVSYEALYSWCRTLGRRLEKYICPTEDLINDALDKGKTVIFEGAQGALLDVEFGTYPFVTSSSTIAAGVYPGAGLRPRAIECVLGIFKAYTTRVGTGPFPTELLDATGNRIRERAHEFGTTTGRPRRCGWFDAVAGKYSARVNGMTAGAITRLDVLDDFTSVKVCVGYTMEGKKVPHFPANQHHLRLCKPVYEELPGWMEPTSHLREFKKLPKNAKAYVKRLEALVGVPMKLISIGPRREETIEVAPLVTVKGKQKLR, via the coding sequence ATGCCTGCAATAGTCGTCGTCGGCGCCCACTGGGGCGATGAAGGAAAAGGCAAGATCGTAGACATGGTGGCCCGGCAGGCCTCCATGGTCGTCCGTTACGCCGGGGGCGATAACGCCGGGCATACCGTCATCAACGACCACGGCAAGTTCGGCCTGCACCTTGTGCCTTCCGGCATCTTCACCAAGGGCGTCACCTGCGTCATCGCCAACGGCGTGGCCGTGAACTTGGAATCGCTGAGCAAAGAGGTGGAGAGCCTGGAGAAGAGCGGCATTGCCATGAGCCGCCTCCGCATCAGCGATAAGGCCCACGTGGTGCTCCCCTACCACATCCAGCTGGACGGCTTGGAAGAGAAGGCCCGCGGCGATGAGGCCATCGGCACCACCAAGCGCGGCATCGGCCCCATGTACCAGGACAAGGTGGGGCGCATCGGCATCCGCGTCGGCGACCTCCTGGACGCCGACCAGCTCGCCTCCCGGCTGGGTCAGGCGGTGGAGGCCAAGAACACGCAGCTCCGGCACTTCGGCGAAAAGCCCGTCTCCTACGAGGCCCTCTACTCCTGGTGCCGCACGTTAGGCCGGCGGCTGGAGAAGTACATCTGCCCCACGGAAGACCTGATCAACGATGCCCTGGACAAGGGCAAGACCGTCATCTTTGAAGGCGCTCAGGGCGCCTTGCTGGATGTGGAGTTCGGCACCTACCCCTTCGTCACCTCATCGTCCACCATCGCCGCCGGCGTCTACCCCGGCGCGGGCCTGCGCCCGCGCGCCATCGAATGCGTCCTCGGCATCTTCAAGGCCTATACCACGCGCGTGGGCACCGGGCCATTCCCCACAGAGCTGCTGGACGCCACGGGCAACCGCATCCGCGAGCGCGCCCACGAGTTCGGCACGACGACGGGCCGCCCGCGCCGCTGCGGCTGGTTCGATGCCGTGGCCGGGAAGTACAGCGCACGCGTCAACGGCATGACCGCCGGGGCCATCACCCGCCTGGACGTCCTGGACGATTTCACCTCCGTGAAGGTCTGCGTGGGCTACACGATGGAGGGCAAGAAGGTCCCGCACTTCCCGGCGAACCAGCACCACCTGCGCCTCTGCAAACCCGTCTATGAAGAGCTGCCCGGCTGGATGGAGCCGACCTCCCACCTGCGGGAGTTCAAGAAGCTGCCCAAGAACGCCAAGGCCTACGTGAAGCGCCTGGAAGCGCTCGTGGGCGTGCCCATGAAGCTCATCTCCATCGGCCCGCGCCGCGAGGAAACTATCGAAGTCGCGCCGCTGGTGACGGTGAAGGGAAAGCAGAAGCTCCGCTAG
- a CDS encoding aspartate-semialdehyde dehydrogenase produces the protein MSVVVSLVGATGAVGAQFLKVLEQRKFPMRKLRLYATQRSAGKKLRFRGEEITVEETDPAKAFLGADIAFISATTAASVDYCPAAARVGAVAIDDSSAFRLDPKVPLVVPEINASELQNHHGIVSTPNCTTVPLAMVLHALRQASPIKRIVVDTYQAVSGTGSAAVRELTDQTRAALAGGKIETSVYPHQIAFNLIPQVDTFRDDGYTKEEWKMQEETRKILGLPGLPFSATCVRVPVYQAHSMAVHIDFERPVEPKQARVLLSEMPGVKLADDPVKGLYPLPIQAAETDDVYVGRIRKDSSNPTGLALWLATDNLRKGAALNAVQIAEELVRRNLLGKR, from the coding sequence ATGAGTGTTGTCGTTTCCCTGGTCGGCGCTACGGGCGCAGTCGGCGCGCAGTTCCTCAAGGTTCTGGAGCAGCGCAAGTTTCCCATGCGGAAGCTGCGGCTCTACGCCACACAGCGCTCGGCGGGCAAAAAGCTGCGTTTCCGGGGTGAGGAGATCACCGTTGAGGAGACGGACCCCGCCAAGGCCTTCCTGGGCGCGGACATCGCCTTCATCTCGGCCACCACGGCCGCCTCTGTGGATTACTGCCCCGCAGCCGCGCGGGTGGGCGCAGTGGCGATTGACGATAGCTCGGCCTTCCGCCTCGACCCCAAGGTGCCGCTGGTGGTGCCGGAGATCAACGCAAGCGAGCTGCAGAACCACCACGGCATCGTCTCCACGCCCAACTGCACCACCGTGCCGCTGGCGATGGTGCTCCACGCCCTGCGCCAGGCAAGCCCCATCAAGCGCATCGTGGTGGACACCTACCAGGCCGTCTCCGGCACGGGCTCGGCCGCCGTGCGCGAGCTGACGGACCAGACGCGCGCTGCCCTTGCCGGCGGGAAGATCGAAACGTCGGTCTACCCGCACCAGATCGCCTTCAACCTCATCCCCCAGGTGGACACCTTCCGGGACGACGGCTACACCAAGGAAGAGTGGAAGATGCAGGAAGAGACGCGGAAGATCCTGGGCCTGCCCGGACTGCCCTTCTCCGCCACCTGCGTCCGCGTGCCCGTCTACCAGGCACACAGCATGGCCGTCCACATTGACTTCGAGCGCCCCGTGGAGCCGAAGCAGGCGCGGGTCCTCCTTTCGGAGATGCCCGGCGTGAAGCTGGCGGACGACCCGGTAAAGGGCCTCTACCCTCTGCCCATCCAGGCGGCGGAGACGGACGATGTGTACGTGGGGCGCATCCGCAAGGACAGCTCCAACCCCACGGGGCTTGCGCTTTGGCTGGCAACTGATAACCTTCGCAAAGGCGCGGCGCTGAACGCTGTGCAGATCGCCGAAGAGCTGGTGCGCCGCAATCTCCTCGGCAAGCGATAG
- the dapA gene encoding 4-hydroxy-tetrahydrodipicolinate synthase: MREIGRLITAMVTPFDRKGQVDYAQAKRLAKALIAAGSDGLVVSGTTGESPTLSKDEKLKLFAAVRQAIGKKAALIAGTGSNNTQESIEFTRKVEKQGAADAVLLVVPYYNRTTQDGLYAHFKAIAESTKLPCILYNVPTRTVTNMAPETTIRLSAIPNIIGVKEAAPDVKQAEAIIKGVTRKDFRVWSGDDGNTHAIVAAGGYGVIAVASHLAGRQMKEMIERDAKGDNAGAQAIHDRLSPIFKDLYVVPNPIPIKYALNYLGFSVGGLRLPLVAIDEKSAATVRAALAKVTIDLPVKKKA; encoded by the coding sequence ATGCGCGAGATAGGCCGCCTGATCACCGCGATGGTGACGCCCTTCGATAGGAAGGGGCAGGTGGACTACGCCCAAGCGAAGCGGCTGGCGAAGGCCCTCATCGCCGCCGGGAGCGACGGCCTGGTGGTCTCCGGCACCACGGGCGAATCGCCCACGCTCTCCAAGGACGAGAAGCTGAAGCTCTTTGCCGCCGTGCGCCAGGCCATCGGCAAGAAGGCCGCGCTCATCGCGGGCACGGGCTCCAACAATACTCAAGAGAGCATCGAGTTCACGCGCAAGGTGGAGAAGCAGGGCGCGGCCGATGCGGTCTTGCTCGTCGTCCCCTACTACAACAGGACGACGCAGGACGGTCTCTACGCCCACTTCAAGGCCATAGCGGAGAGCACCAAGCTCCCCTGCATCCTCTATAACGTGCCCACTCGCACCGTCACCAACATGGCGCCGGAGACAACGATACGCCTGAGCGCCATCCCCAATATCATCGGCGTCAAAGAGGCCGCTCCCGATGTCAAGCAGGCCGAGGCGATCATCAAGGGCGTCACCCGCAAGGACTTCCGCGTCTGGAGCGGCGACGACGGAAACACCCACGCCATCGTCGCGGCGGGCGGCTACGGCGTCATTGCCGTCGCCTCGCACCTGGCGGGCAGGCAGATGAAGGAGATGATCGAGCGGGATGCGAAGGGCGATAATGCCGGCGCCCAGGCGATCCACGACCGCCTATCGCCGATCTTCAAGGACCTCTACGTGGTCCCGAATCCCATCCCCATCAAGTACGCGCTGAACTACCTGGGCTTCAGCGTTGGCGGGCTGCGGCTGCCGCTCGTTGCGATAGACGAGAAGAGCGCGGCAACGGTGCGCGCGGCCCTGGCGAAGGTGACGATAGACCTGCCGGTGAAGAAGAAGGCCTAG
- a CDS encoding CCA tRNA nucleotidyltransferase → MPKAAAESNIKPLIEHLLPAQSLKLLRAVAAIADEKGLRAYLVGGVVRDLFLVRENFDLDVTIEGNAQEVAGQVTQRLRGRLVSHDRFGTATVYADGGHVDLAIARTEKYARPGALPEVAPSTIEEDLRRRDFTINAIAASINAKDFGRILDPLAGRKDLDARRVHVIHDQSFTDDATRLLRAIRYTARYDFGIDPETARLMRQQASMLKTISGDRIRQEFVRILEEHAPEKALAAGHRFAILRELHPALVWDQWLEEAYRRARLEGDGTPAVYMALLCFRLDATDGEAIVRRIKLPAAMAKAVRQAQEIRLLSDALGKLEARPSDIFEALSGKGDEALAAARAAFGGSLVGKRLDDYIEHLKTIETALGGKELIAMGVAEGPDIGAVLHMLKRARLDSLVKDKTGEAAMVKAWLTHRVESEKQGKPNG, encoded by the coding sequence ATGCCAAAGGCCGCCGCCGAATCCAACATCAAGCCCCTCATCGAGCACTTGCTGCCCGCGCAATCGCTCAAGCTGCTGAGGGCGGTCGCGGCCATCGCCGATGAGAAGGGCCTGAGGGCCTACCTTGTGGGCGGCGTGGTGCGCGACCTCTTCCTGGTGCGGGAGAACTTCGATCTCGACGTGACGATCGAGGGGAACGCCCAAGAGGTGGCGGGGCAGGTGACCCAACGCCTTAGGGGACGCCTAGTGAGCCACGACCGCTTCGGCACGGCCACCGTCTATGCCGATGGGGGCCATGTGGACCTGGCGATCGCGCGGACGGAGAAGTACGCGCGGCCCGGCGCTCTGCCGGAGGTCGCGCCCAGCACCATCGAAGAGGACCTGCGCCGCCGGGACTTCACCATCAACGCCATCGCCGCCTCCATAAACGCCAAGGACTTCGGGCGCATCCTGGACCCCCTGGCCGGGAGGAAGGACCTTGACGCTCGGCGCGTTCACGTTATCCACGATCAGAGCTTCACTGACGATGCGACTCGTCTCTTGCGGGCCATCCGCTACACGGCGCGCTACGACTTCGGCATTGACCCGGAGACGGCGCGACTGATGCGCCAGCAGGCCTCCATGCTCAAGACGATCTCGGGCGACCGCATCCGCCAGGAGTTCGTCCGCATCCTGGAGGAGCATGCGCCGGAAAAGGCGCTGGCGGCGGGACACCGCTTCGCCATCCTGCGGGAGCTGCACCCGGCGCTGGTGTGGGACCAGTGGCTGGAAGAGGCCTACCGCCGCGCCCGCCTGGAGGGCGATGGGACGCCGGCTGTCTACATGGCGCTCCTCTGCTTCCGGCTGGACGCCACGGACGGCGAGGCGATCGTCAGGCGGATCAAGCTGCCCGCCGCCATGGCGAAGGCCGTGCGCCAGGCGCAGGAGATCCGGCTCCTTTCGGACGCCCTTGGGAAGCTGGAGGCGCGCCCGAGCGACATCTTTGAAGCGCTCAGCGGCAAGGGCGATGAGGCGCTGGCGGCGGCGAGGGCCGCCTTCGGCGGGTCGCTCGTGGGGAAGCGGCTGGACGACTATATCGAGCACCTCAAGACCATCGAGACGGCGCTGGGCGGTAAGGAGCTCATCGCGATGGGCGTGGCGGAGGGCCCGGACATCGGCGCGGTGCTGCATATGCTGAAGCGGGCGCGGCTGGATAGCCTGGTGAAGGACAAGACGGGGGAGGCGGCGATGGTGAAGGCGTGGCTGACTCATCGTGTAGAATCTGAGAAGCAAGGGAAACCCAATGGTTGA
- a CDS encoding SDR family oxidoreductase — protein MVSPLPTKEARMSKPAKVAMVTGASRGIGRGCALELAKKGFDVVLCARTVKEGQAFEHSSTVKKSDTTPLPGSLESVAKEIIALGRQALVVKLDLLARKEVEAAVETALRQWGRIDVLVNNARYIGPGHMDWFVDTPVELFDQHLQCNVLSPLLLCKLVIPAMRKQGGGVIINVTSAAGWHETPNMLGAGGWGLGYSVSKAAFNRIAPGLAKELKQFNIAVINLEPGFVGTERLAQDMGPFGFDVSKALGVDVPGLTCAFLATHPTPLYYSGMNVFAPGFVVDHKLVDSAKLPPPYGPTMWGMPRPTLPG, from the coding sequence ATGGTCTCCCCGTTGCCCACAAAGGAGGCTCGTATGTCCAAGCCGGCGAAGGTCGCGATGGTCACCGGGGCAAGCCGAGGCATCGGCCGCGGCTGTGCCCTGGAGCTTGCCAAGAAGGGCTTTGATGTTGTCCTTTGCGCGCGCACCGTGAAGGAGGGCCAGGCCTTTGAGCACTCCTCCACCGTCAAGAAGTCGGACACCACGCCTCTGCCTGGGAGCTTGGAATCGGTGGCGAAGGAGATCATAGCCCTAGGCCGCCAGGCCCTGGTGGTGAAGCTCGACCTGCTGGCCCGGAAAGAGGTGGAGGCCGCCGTGGAGACGGCCTTGCGCCAGTGGGGCCGCATAGACGTTTTGGTGAACAACGCCCGCTATATCGGCCCCGGCCACATGGACTGGTTCGTGGACACCCCCGTGGAACTCTTCGACCAGCATCTCCAGTGCAACGTCCTCTCGCCGCTGCTCCTCTGCAAGCTCGTCATCCCCGCCATGCGCAAACAGGGCGGCGGCGTCATCATCAACGTCACCTCCGCCGCAGGCTGGCATGAGACGCCCAACATGCTGGGCGCAGGCGGCTGGGGCCTCGGCTACTCCGTCAGCAAGGCCGCCTTCAACCGCATCGCGCCGGGCCTGGCCAAGGAGCTCAAGCAGTTCAACATCGCCGTCATCAACCTGGAGCCGGGCTTCGTCGGCACCGAGCGCCTGGCTCAGGATATGGGCCCCTTCGGCTTCGATGTGAGCAAGGCGCTCGGCGTGGATGTCCCCGGCCTTACCTGCGCCTTCCTCGCCACGCACCCAACGCCTCTCTACTACTCCGGCATGAACGTCTTTGCCCCCGGCTTTGTGGTGGACCACAAGCTGGTGGACAGCGCCAAGCTGCCGCCGCCCTACGGCCCCACCATGTGGGGCATGCCCCGGCCAACGCTGCCGGGGTAG
- the rnc gene encoding ribonuclease III → MANRSLQDLENSLDLSFNDLALLRQALVHRSYLHESPDEASLSNERLEFLGDAVLGAAIAETLYRRFPDVPEGRLTTMRADLVRSATLAEIAQRLKLGEHLLLGKGEEQSGGRAKERNLARTFEAVLGAVFLDQGYAVASAWALALFEERLAALSDAPPKDFKSRLQEEAQAEGGRAPKYRVIRSEGPDHLKDFEIEVIVDGEVMGRGQGRSKRAAQQEAARQALVKLRGES, encoded by the coding sequence ATGGCGAATCGCTCCCTCCAAGACCTCGAAAACAGCCTCGACCTCTCCTTCAACGACCTTGCCCTGCTCCGGCAGGCCCTCGTCCACCGCTCCTACCTCCACGAATCGCCCGATGAGGCTTCGCTGAGCAACGAGCGCCTGGAGTTCCTGGGCGATGCCGTCCTCGGCGCCGCCATCGCCGAAACGCTCTACCGCCGCTTCCCGGACGTCCCGGAAGGCCGGCTCACCACCATGCGCGCCGATCTGGTGCGCTCCGCCACACTGGCGGAGATCGCCCAGCGCCTCAAGCTCGGCGAGCATCTCCTCCTCGGCAAGGGCGAAGAGCAGTCCGGCGGCCGCGCCAAGGAGCGCAATCTGGCCCGCACCTTCGAAGCCGTCCTCGGCGCCGTCTTCCTCGATCAGGGCTACGCCGTAGCGAGCGCGTGGGCCTTGGCCCTCTTTGAAGAGCGCCTGGCGGCCCTCTCCGATGCTCCTCCAAAGGACTTCAAGTCCCGACTGCAGGAAGAGGCCCAGGCCGAAGGCGGGCGCGCGCCCAAGTATCGTGTCATCCGCTCGGAAGGCCCCGACCACTTGAAGGACTTCGAGATCGAGGTCATTGTGGACGGCGAAGTCATGGGCCGGGGCCAGGGGCGCAGCAAGCGCGCCGCCCAGCAGGAGGCCGCCCGCCAGGCCCTGGTGAAGCTCCGCGGCGAATCCTAA
- a CDS encoding sigma-70 family RNA polymerase sigma factor, with translation MGLREREAAMKPAPRDYTQLSDNELLGFILRKDREALSALYDRFVRQVFSLSLRMVENQSLAEEIVQDVFMTVWSRGGSYKNDRGAFSSWLMSIAHNRCIDELRRRRRRAKLPTVPIEDLTHEPKGNEEEVTDEVFAKLDREAIVQAMSKLPPAQRQVITMAYFQALTQSEISNVLATPLGTIKTRMRLGLQKMRDLLAV, from the coding sequence ATGGGACTCCGGGAAAGGGAGGCGGCAATGAAGCCGGCCCCGCGAGACTACACCCAGCTGAGCGACAACGAACTCCTCGGCTTCATATTGCGGAAGGATCGAGAGGCTCTTTCGGCTCTCTATGACCGCTTCGTGCGGCAGGTCTTCTCCCTCTCCCTGCGCATGGTGGAGAACCAGAGCCTGGCGGAAGAGATCGTGCAAGACGTTTTCATGACCGTGTGGTCGCGAGGAGGGTCGTACAAAAACGACCGGGGGGCCTTCTCTTCGTGGCTGATGAGTATCGCGCACAACCGCTGCATAGACGAGCTGCGAAGGCGGCGTCGCCGGGCCAAGCTACCCACCGTGCCCATAGAGGACCTGACGCACGAGCCGAAAGGAAACGAAGAAGAGGTCACAGACGAGGTCTTTGCCAAGCTGGACCGGGAGGCCATCGTCCAGGCCATGAGCAAGCTCCCCCCGGCGCAGCGCCAGGTCATCACCATGGCTTATTTCCAGGCCTTGACCCAATCCGAAATCTCGAACGTGCTGGCGACGCCCCTCGGAACCATCAAGACGCGCATGCGACTTGGACTGCAGAAGATGCGGGACCTGTTGGCGGTATAG